The sequence GGTGGTGTGTATTCCTCGTCGGTATTGAGCGGTTTCAACGTGAGTTCGCAGGCTATGCGGTCCTCAGATTCTTCCGTGAAATTTCCGCCTTCGGCAATGCAGGAATCTCTGAATGCATCCTTGCGTTCATTGTCTATGGTGAATAGCGGGTCGTGCCACCTCTTCGTGATGGTGTTGTGGTATAACTGAACGGAATATGACGTTGTATCCAGCTCGGTTTGACAAGAGATGATATCTTGTATGCCGTCCCAGAGATGATATACGGTTCCGGTTTCGAGTTGTATTGTGCTGGCTGGGCCGCAATCAAACATAAACCCGTAAGCATCCTCTTCGTCATTGTGGCAGAAGAAATCAATAGCGATTTGGTTTGTAATCGGGCGTCCATTGAGGATAGATGTGAGATTACTCTCGACTTCGGCTGAAACGCTCGTCGAGTTTGGTATAATCTGCTGTGCCGTCTTCTTTTCGGACTTGTCAAGAACAGAATTTTCCGGTGATGCCGTATTGTCGCTTGAGCAAGCGTATAGTGCGAATGCGGCGAACCCGCAGACGATTGTTTTGGTTGTGTTTTTCATGGTTCCCTCCTTTTCAAGGATGTGTTTCGTAACGCATCATGACATGATGTCTTGATGCTTTTTTTTGTGTCGGTTCAATTTCTTGTTCTTATTCTCGGCAGATGCCTACAATCAGTTTGACGTACCTCTTCCAGTTCGGGTCCACGTACTGCTTTTTTTCGGGGTCTGTGAGCTGCTTGGTGCTTTCCAGGCTGCAGGTGTGCGAGTGCTGTCTTCTAACGACGATTGAATCCGTCTCGAACAAACCCTCATCGGAAGCGCATTCCGATTCGAAGGCGTCCGTACTCATGGAATCCGGCAGGACTATGCGCCTCTGTATCAGCGAGTCGCTGGCGAAGACGGAATACGAGAACCAGTTCGAGTCGTTTTCGCAGACTATGGATTTGAAATCGTCATGTTTTGGGTTGTACAGCGCTCCGTTCTCGACCTGAATTTTCGGATAGGTTGTCATGTCACTTGGATACAAGTGGGGTATGTCGAACGCGCAATCCGTGCAGGGCGTGCTATGCTGTTCGGAGACTATAAGTGTATCGCTTGCGAGCCATACGGTGAGCGCGCTGTCGAGGGCGGTGATGGAGTTTGCCTGCTCGTCGGTGCCTGCGGTGTTTCCGTTGTTGCAGGCGGTGAGTGCGGAGATTGCGGCGAGCGGCAAAGCGGTCGTGAATAGGCCCGCTAAGGCTATTGCTGTGGAGAATAATGCTGTCTTGAGTTTCATGATGGTTTCTCCTACACCTTGTCAGTAAGCGGGAAAAGTTGAAGGTTGAGGCGGTAGACCTGGTCTATTTTTTTGCAACTGTTCGCAAGAGCGATGACGTGTCGGCGGCATTTGTTGATTTCTTCGGAAATCCGTGCGAGCGTTGGTGCATCGACGCCTAAGGTGACGCCAGAGATGTTTCTCTCGCGTACGTCGATTTTGTCGATGGCTTCTTTGGCGAGGTCGGTCATTTCGCGGTTCATGCTGCGGAGCGCAAGCGGGATGGCTTCGGTAGAACCGGTGATGGCTTTGTCCGTCTGGCGGTAGACGTTTTCGTCGGTCTCTTCGAGGAACTTTGCGCGGGTGAGCATGGCGAGTGAATCGCGGACCTGTTGCGCCGTGTAGAGGTGCTTGATTCTTTTCGCCATCTCGTTCGGGAGCGCTCCCGGCATCAGGGGGGCAAGCTCGCGCACGATGGAGTTGATGGCGGACTCGTAGTAGGCGAACGTGTCGGAATCGATGACGCGGGCCTTCTGTTCTTTCGCGATGCGGGTGAGTTCCGCGAAAGCGGCTTTTTTCTTATCGTCGTTTGTGGCGTTTCCGAATTCGACCATCTTTTCGAAGTAGGTGCGCTCGAAGCCGGAAAGTCCCATCGCGTTTGCCACGCGGGGGAGGCCGACGCGGCTGAGCGAGCTCTTGCCTTCGCACACCAGCTTGAGGTAAGAGGGCGAGGCGAATCCGGCGCCCTTCGAAAATTCGCGCCAGGTGAAACCGGACTTCTTTTTTTCTTCGTAGAAGTCCTGCATGTAGCGGCGGTAATCTTGGTATTCGGTAATCGGTTTCATGATTCGTTTCCTTGCACTCTTAATATAGCCTGAAAAAGTCTGAAAATCAATAGACTATGATACAAAAAGTTTGATTTTTATCCAAAAAT comes from Fibrobacter sp. and encodes:
- a CDS encoding TIGR02147 family protein, with the translated sequence MKPITEYQDYRRYMQDFYEEKKKSGFTWREFSKGAGFASPSYLKLVCEGKSSLSRVGLPRVANAMGLSGFERTYFEKMVEFGNATNDDKKKAAFAELTRIAKEQKARVIDSDTFAYYESAINSIVRELAPLMPGALPNEMAKRIKHLYTAQQVRDSLAMLTRAKFLEETDENVYRQTDKAITGSTEAIPLALRSMNREMTDLAKEAIDKIDVRERNISGVTLGVDAPTLARISEEINKCRRHVIALANSCKKIDQVYRLNLQLFPLTDKV